From a single Ascaphus truei isolate aAscTru1 chromosome 2, aAscTru1.hap1, whole genome shotgun sequence genomic region:
- the LOC142488836 gene encoding uncharacterized protein LOC142488836 yields MEQVSSPGSASSTLLEEHHVDEDDEYDEDDATEETEIQSCDHEEVPIETVVPPNRPSTSTYDAIVASEGKIVDAENRRHSDMMTVLERMIGLQEETVSQLAHLHRVFIEVPKQLQKINTSFEALVVQQTQANYWRMTNVPQFNTSQPGSVHAGQFSPHSSDIHSPGPNVTGQVADIAVQVPDDILPLPSVQIQQQTPTKEATKTKQDTHETDQPSLVQCLPTCSHVSLGTSPVREQSLPKSPVGESLPKSPGGESLPKSPVGESLPKSPVGESLPKSPVGESLPKSPVGESLPKSPVGESLATSPVGESLATSPVGEQSLATSPAREVPEATQSGSVVPKVGGKRKRKIQETTSRPVTRSQKEQKK; encoded by the coding sequence ctgaaatacaatcatgtgaccatgaagaggtgccaatagaaactgttgtaccgccaaatcgtccatcaacttccacatacgatgcaattgtagcttcagagggaaaaatagtggacgcagaaaatcgtcgccattcagacatgatgacagtgctggaaaggatgattggactgcaggaagaaacagtatcacaattggcacatctccacagagtcttcattgaagtgcctaaacagttgcaaaaaatcaacacctcattcgaagcattagttgttcagcaaacacaagctaattactggagaatgactaatgtaccacaattcaacacctcccagccaggatctgttcatgcaggtcagttttcaccacattcatctgatattcattcaccaggcccaaatgttaccggtcaagtagcagacattgctgtgcaggttcctgatgacatcctaccgctgccatctgtacaaattcagcagcagacacctacaaaggaggcgacaaaaacaaaacaagacacacatgaaacagaccaaccatcacttgtgcagtgtctaccaacttgctcacatgtgtcactgggcacaagccctgtccgtgaacagtcattacccaaaagccctgtaggtgagtcgctgcccaaaagccctggaggtgaatcgctgcccaaaagccctgtaggtgagtcgctgcccaaaagccctgtaggtgaatcgctgcccaaaagccctgtaggtgaatcgctgcccaaaagccctgtaggtgaatcactgcccaaaagccctgtaggtgagtcactggccacaagccctgtaggtgagtcactggccacaagccccgtaggtgaacagtcactggccacaagccctgcccgtgaagtgccagaggccactcaaagtggctctgttgtgcctaaagttggtggcaaaagaaaaaggaaaattcaagagacaacaagcaggcctgttactcgctcgcaaaaggaacaaaaaaaataa